A stretch of DNA from Hevea brasiliensis isolate MT/VB/25A 57/8 unplaced genomic scaffold, ASM3005281v1 Scaf28, whole genome shotgun sequence:
TCATGGGATTCGATATCTAAATAATTCTGAGCAAGAATTTTGAATGCTTCAAAGCAACAATAAGACATTTCTATATGCTTATCCATCCTTCCCCTTCTAATTAAAGCAGGATCAAGCTTTTCCACATAATTTGTAGTGAAAACAATTATTCTTTCTCCTCCACAAGCTGACCAAATTccatcaataaaatttaaaagaccAGATAAAGTGACCTTACTTTCTTTCTTGCTTtctgcttcttcttcctttttcttctttgaaATTggatctttctcttcttcttcatcatatTTCTCCTTCTTTGGCTTTCTCTGACCGGTCAGATCTAAAGAGCAATCAATATCCTCAATCACAATAATAGACTTACCCGTTGTCTGTATCAGAAGCTTCCTAAGCTCGCTGTTGTCTTTGACTGTAGTCAACTCGAGATCATAGACATCATAATTCAAGAAATTAGCCATGGCAGCTATCATAGTTGATTTCCCAGTTCCTGGAGGACCATAAAGGAGATAACCACGCTTCCAGGCCTTCCCAATCTTAGTGTAGTAGTCTTTCCCCTTACTGAACTTGATAAGGTCATTCTTGACTTCTTGCTTCTTCTTTGTTGCCATTGCCAAAGTATCGAAAGTCGCAGGGTGCTCAAACACCACATGATTCCACTTACTAGAATTGTTGGTGTAGAGCTTTCTCTGCCGATTCTTGATTGCAATTTCATTTCCTTCTTTCACAACATAATCTATATAAGATTTGGTGATTATATCTCGATAACGCCTATGTACTGTGAGCCTGAAATATCTCCTGTCATCCAATTCAGGATAAAAAGAAAAGGACTGTGTTTTGGGGATGTTTTTTCTTGAAGCCCACCAGATCTGAATCCCATTGAAGTCATCAGTAATTTCCTCATGGTCGTCCATGGTAAGAAGCACAGACTGATTTCCCTTGACAGCATCAGCCATGAGCCTCTGGGCTCGCTCGGAGGAGTTTGCGCTAAGGTAGCTTTGAATGGCAGAGTAGACCTCGCTGCGCCTGAAACGGTCCCCTGTGTATTCATGGAAGGTAATTTGGAGGTATGGATAGAAAAGACCCACCAACTTCTGACCATATCTATCAACATAGCGGCGAAGTTGAAGGGGAAAATATCGCTCAAACATAGCCCAGGCAAGCAATAGGCCACCAATTGCTGAGCCTAGCTGAGTCAACATCTCTACCACGCTCATTCTGCTTCTTTGGGcttaaaattattattagctGGAAGGATAGAGAGCCACACTTGCGCTGTGTGTGTATACAATGTGAAGAATTAAATATTAGAATAAAGCAACTCTGGGTTGGTGACCTAATTCAGTACTTCAGTTCTTTATTTCTTGCTAGCTTACTAGAAGCATCAAACTAGCTGCCTTCCATTCCTATTAAACCCGACGGCCCAGTGATTGACCAATTAGTGATTCACACGCAAAATTGAACCAAAAGAaggtaataataataatcataataataat
This window harbors:
- the LOC110660564 gene encoding AAA-ATPase ASD, mitochondrial; protein product: MSVVEMLTQLGSAIGGLLLAWAMFERYFPLQLRRYVDRYGQKLVGLFYPYLQITFHEYTGDRFRRSEVYSAIQSYLSANSSERAQRLMADAVKGNQSVLLTMDDHEEITDDFNGIQIWWASRKNIPKTQSFSFYPELDDRRYFRLTVHRRYRDIITKSYIDYVVKEGNEIAIKNRQRKLYTNNSSKWNHVVFEHPATFDTLAMATKKKQEVKNDLIKFSKGKDYYTKIGKAWKRGYLLYGPPGTGKSTMIAAMANFLNYDVYDLELTTVKDNSELRKLLIQTTGKSIIVIEDIDCSLDLTGQRKPKKEKYDEEEEKDPISKKKKEEEAESKKESKVTLSGLLNFIDGIWSACGGERIIVFTTNYVEKLDPALIRRGRMDKHIEMSYCCFEAFKILAQNYLDIESHELFAKIGQLLEETKMSPADVAENLMPKSDDEDEETCLKKLIAALETIEEEAKLKEARKKSEEDANSKTEQELKEKDQLPIEDERDDSDVSKEIKDNGLISNGKKEASL